The proteins below come from a single Kitasatospora sp. NBC_00315 genomic window:
- a CDS encoding FAD/NAD(P)-binding protein, producing MTDVEDTEERHRDTPHRIAVVGSGPRGLSVAERLGARLAARPGGRPVEIHLIDSFAVGTGRVWRTEQPDWFLMNTVAGQISAYSGLPDDGPARPGAGPSLAEWWRTVDPEAVDADGYAPRAVYGGYMRFILDSVIAALPADCKLHEVTATVRDLEPAPDGYRLRFTDGDELTVDRVVLTTGHSQPELTAGQRELATFAAGRPGLRYFPGDSAADMPLDDIPAGSSVGVLGLGLSFYDVMAALTIGRGGAFTELPDGRLAYRASGREPKLIAGSRSGMPLPARGRNQKATTHSYRPVLFTAERIALALTGQKIDFRSQVLPWLVAEVDLVYYATALRRRHGVAAAADFTAEVAQAAEAGHPPIRAIAARYGVADLPPIDLDRLARPFAGQDFPDPETFRSALQDAIRADLAHAAEGNVDSPLKAALDVLRDTRTIIRTFVDWAALAPASHRDDFLGWYVPRSAFLAAGPPMARLAQVSALIDCGLLRIIGPEIRFSADPAQGRFQVASPRVGGAVEPVETVIDARIPAPDLDADISPLTRRLRERGIWTCYVNADGVEQFRTGGVAVTKSPYHPIGADGLPDTGLYVLGIPTEHTRWFMQAGSSRPGMWSDFVYDADDIAEHSLAPALADPRSPAAELAMS from the coding sequence GTGACGGACGTGGAAGACACCGAGGAGCGCCACCGGGACACGCCCCACCGGATAGCCGTCGTCGGCAGCGGCCCGCGCGGGCTCAGTGTGGCCGAGCGGCTCGGGGCCCGGCTCGCGGCCCGCCCCGGCGGCCGCCCGGTCGAGATCCATCTGATCGACTCGTTCGCCGTCGGCACCGGCCGGGTCTGGCGCACCGAGCAGCCCGACTGGTTCCTGATGAACACGGTCGCCGGCCAGATCTCGGCCTACTCCGGCCTCCCCGACGACGGCCCCGCCCGGCCCGGCGCGGGCCCCTCCCTGGCGGAGTGGTGGCGCACGGTCGACCCCGAGGCGGTCGACGCCGACGGCTACGCGCCGCGCGCCGTCTACGGCGGCTACATGCGCTTCATCCTCGACTCGGTGATCGCGGCGCTGCCCGCCGACTGCAAGCTCCACGAGGTCACCGCGACCGTACGGGATCTGGAGCCCGCCCCGGACGGCTACCGGCTCCGCTTCACCGACGGCGACGAACTGACCGTCGACCGGGTCGTGCTGACCACCGGGCACTCCCAGCCGGAGCTGACGGCGGGGCAGCGCGAACTCGCGACGTTCGCCGCGGGGCGCCCCGGCCTGCGCTACTTCCCCGGGGACTCGGCCGCGGACATGCCGTTGGACGACATCCCCGCCGGATCCTCGGTGGGCGTGCTCGGCCTCGGCCTCTCCTTCTACGACGTGATGGCCGCCCTCACCATCGGCCGGGGCGGTGCGTTCACCGAGCTGCCCGACGGCCGGCTGGCCTACCGCGCGAGCGGACGGGAGCCGAAGCTGATCGCGGGCTCGCGCAGCGGGATGCCGCTGCCGGCCCGCGGCCGCAACCAGAAGGCCACGACGCACTCCTACCGTCCGGTGCTGTTCACCGCCGAGCGGATCGCGCTCGCCCTCACCGGCCAGAAGATCGACTTCCGCTCCCAGGTGCTGCCGTGGCTGGTGGCCGAGGTGGACCTGGTCTACTACGCGACCGCGCTGCGCCGCCGGCACGGGGTCGCGGCTGCGGCCGACTTCACCGCCGAGGTCGCCCAGGCCGCCGAAGCCGGTCACCCCCCGATCCGGGCGATCGCCGCCCGGTACGGGGTCGCCGACCTGCCGCCGATCGACCTCGACCGTCTCGCCCGCCCGTTCGCCGGTCAGGACTTCCCCGACCCCGAGACCTTCCGATCTGCCCTCCAGGACGCCATCCGAGCGGACCTCGCCCACGCGGCCGAGGGCAATGTGGACTCCCCCCTGAAGGCCGCCCTCGACGTGCTGCGCGACACCCGCACGATCATCCGGACCTTCGTCGACTGGGCCGCGCTGGCCCCCGCCTCGCACCGGGACGACTTCCTGGGCTGGTACGTCCCGCGCAGCGCCTTCCTCGCCGCCGGCCCGCCGATGGCCCGGCTCGCCCAGGTCTCCGCGCTGATCGACTGCGGCCTGCTGCGGATCATCGGTCCCGAGATCCGCTTCTCGGCCGATCCGGCGCAGGGCCGCTTCCAGGTCGCCTCGCCGCGCGTCGGCGGCGCGGTCGAACCGGTGGAGACCGTGATCGACGCCCGCATCCCGGCGCCCGACCTGGACGCGGACATCTCGCCGCTCACCCGCCGGCTGCGCGAGCGCGGCATCTGGACCTGCTACGTCAACGCCGACGGGGTCGAGCAGTTCCGTACCGGCGGCGTCGCCGTCACCAAGTCGCCGTACCACCCGATCGGCGCCGACGGGCTGCCGGACACCGGGCTGTACGTCCTGGGCATCCCGACCGAGCACACCCGGTGGTTCATGCAGGCCGGCAGCAGCCGGCCGGGGATGTGGAGCGACTTCGTCTACGACGCGGACGACATCGCCGAGCACTCCCTCGCCCCCGCGCTCGCCGATCCCCGCAGTCCGGCGGCCGAGCTGGCCATGAGCTGA